A region of Pyxidicoccus parkwaysis DNA encodes the following proteins:
- a CDS encoding PTS fructose-like transporter subunit IIB: protein MAKLVAVTACPTGIAHTVMAAEALRRVAALKGHSIAVETCGSEGVRSPLDAAAIAEADAVIVAADITVDESRFQGKPIIRTSTALAIRETEHIIDEAVARSREGMGAGQPLPVTPPRQVAGGAGAAPSAALVGPSTGRLVAITACPTGIAHTFMAAEALTRAAKARGYTIKVETQGSVGTKNLLTPEEIASADAVIIGADTHVSTERFAGKRLLKTSVGEALKQADSVIERALTLPVTPAGTPAAEAPAQAVAPAKTEPAGPYKHLLTGVSFMLPFVVAGGLAMALSFVFGIDAFKQEGSLPAALMGIGQAAFALMVPALAGYIAYSIADRPGLAPGFIGGMLASRIEAGFLGGIAAGFLSGYVARWFRDHIRLPANLEGLKPVLILPLLSSLVVGLLMVYVIGTPVAAIMHGLTDFLSGLSGTNAILLGLLLGAMMAVDTGGPVNKAAYAFAVGLLGSNTFTPMAAVMAAGMTPPLGLALATVVARNRFTLQEREAGKAAAVLGLAFISEGAIPFAAKDPLRVIPSIVFGSAITGALSMWFGCGLRAPHGGVFVLAIPNAVQPVGPYLVSILAGTLATTLALVILKRPLPEEPVLAGPGTTPTLR, encoded by the coding sequence ATGGCGAAACTGGTAGCCGTCACCGCCTGCCCGACGGGCATCGCCCACACGGTCATGGCGGCCGAGGCGCTGCGCCGGGTGGCGGCGCTCAAGGGGCACTCCATCGCCGTCGAGACGTGCGGCTCCGAGGGTGTCCGTTCGCCGCTCGACGCGGCGGCCATCGCGGAGGCGGACGCGGTCATCGTCGCGGCGGACATCACCGTCGATGAGTCGCGCTTTCAGGGCAAGCCCATCATCCGCACCTCGACGGCACTGGCCATCCGAGAGACGGAACACATCATCGACGAGGCGGTGGCGCGTTCGCGTGAGGGGATGGGCGCCGGCCAGCCGCTGCCCGTGACACCACCGCGGCAGGTGGCGGGTGGGGCGGGTGCGGCTCCGTCGGCGGCGCTGGTCGGCCCGTCCACGGGTCGCCTCGTGGCCATCACCGCGTGTCCCACGGGCATCGCTCACACCTTCATGGCGGCCGAGGCGCTGACGCGCGCCGCGAAGGCGCGGGGCTACACCATCAAGGTCGAGACGCAGGGCTCGGTGGGCACGAAGAACCTGCTGACGCCGGAGGAAATCGCCTCCGCGGACGCGGTCATCATCGGCGCGGATACGCACGTCTCCACCGAGCGCTTCGCGGGCAAGCGACTGTTGAAGACCTCGGTGGGCGAGGCGCTGAAGCAGGCCGACTCCGTGATTGAGCGCGCACTCACGCTGCCCGTGACCCCTGCCGGCACGCCCGCCGCCGAAGCGCCCGCGCAGGCCGTGGCGCCCGCGAAGACGGAGCCGGCGGGCCCGTACAAGCACCTCCTCACGGGCGTGTCGTTCATGCTCCCGTTCGTCGTGGCGGGCGGGCTCGCCATGGCGCTGTCGTTCGTCTTCGGCATCGACGCCTTCAAGCAGGAGGGCTCGCTCCCCGCCGCGCTGATGGGGATTGGCCAGGCCGCCTTCGCGCTGATGGTGCCGGCGCTGGCGGGCTACATCGCCTATTCCATCGCGGACCGGCCGGGGCTCGCACCGGGCTTCATTGGCGGCATGCTCGCGAGCCGCATCGAGGCCGGCTTCCTCGGAGGCATCGCCGCGGGCTTCCTCTCCGGCTACGTGGCGCGCTGGTTCCGAGACCACATCCGCCTGCCCGCGAACCTCGAAGGGCTGAAGCCCGTCCTCATCCTCCCGCTGCTGTCCTCCCTCGTCGTCGGCCTGCTCATGGTCTACGTCATCGGCACGCCGGTGGCCGCCATCATGCACGGGCTGACGGACTTCCTCTCGGGGCTGAGCGGCACCAACGCCATCCTGCTCGGACTGCTGCTCGGGGCGATGATGGCGGTGGACACGGGCGGGCCCGTCAACAAGGCGGCTTATGCCTTCGCGGTGGGACTGCTCGGCTCCAACACCTTCACGCCGATGGCAGCGGTGATGGCCGCGGGCATGACGCCGCCGCTCGGGCTCGCGCTGGCGACGGTGGTGGCGCGCAACCGCTTCACGCTCCAGGAGCGCGAGGCCGGCAAGGCCGCCGCCGTGCTGGGCCTCGCGTTCATCTCCGAGGGCGCCATTCCCTTCGCCGCCAAGGACCCGCTGCGCGTCATTCCCTCCATCGTGTTCGGCTCGGCGATAACAGGCGCGCTGTCCATGTGGTTCGGGTGTGGGCTGCGCGCGCCGCACGGTGGCGTGTTCGTGCTCGCCATCCCCAACGCGGTGCAGCCGGTGGGGCCCTACCTCGTGTCCATCCTCGCAGGCACGCTGGCGACCACCCTGGCGCTCGTCATCCTCAAGCGCCCGCTCCCGGAGGAGCCCGTGCTGGCGGGCCCCGGGACGACGCCCACGCTGCGCTGA
- a CDS encoding DEAD/DEAH box helicase has translation MSATAQLLEAVRKEAKPGIWSNGVNLARSGAVVLQSQKEGELELRVRAKGRPVALTVVLYPNDDAWECDCPSQVDPCEHVVAAAISIQQAEKQETPLETAAARWSRVVYHFTRADGGLELHRALAHADGREEPLEGSLTSLVAQPAKAATLQVEQADLLADRILEARRTRGTLSPETLEALLKVLENARNVLLDGRPVAVSDEPVLPRAVVEDRAQQIAVTVTRDPRVTEVVSPGVALAGDTLARLGETQMTGAWLQSLPIVRTYSVEQVGELTAKILPELGRRVSVEVRSKRLPRLDRELRPRILLELNQLEQGLSVLPTLVYGAPPVVRIDNGRMVYLRGAVPLRDEAAEQRLIHQLRDELNLVPGRRLTVAGPEMVRWADRLRRWRGDLAGDAAGLVSPNVKLKPLLQVQSGANAQGVPDVRFTLEFQVEGAKGEVKAVDAAAVVRAWSEGLGLVPLEGGGWAPLPRAWLDKNGQRVADLLAARQTDGKLSNHALPELSALCETLEQPPPPGLDRLAPLVSGFEKLPAPTLPQELNATLRPYQLQGVSWLGFLRNAGLGGILADDMGLGKTLQTICALGPGSLVVCPTSVLPNWAAELKRFRPSLKVCVYHGPGRALDAAADVTLTTYALMRLDAAVLGARTWDAVVLDEAQAIKNPESQVARAAFGLKAGFRLALSGTPLENRLEELWSLMHFTNPGLLGGRRHFQDKVAQPISDGRADAAEGLRRKIRPFVLRRLKRDVAPELPPRIESVMHVQLDERERSVYDAVMAATRKEVVALLNEGGSVLKALEALLRLRQAACHPALVPGQRANTSSKVETLVDALDTAVSEGHKALVFSQWTSMLDLIEPQLKAANITFERLDGSTPNRGEITQRFQSDGGAPVLLMSLKAGGTGLNLTAADHVFLVDPWWNPAVEAQAADRAHRIGQERTVMVYRLVSQGTVEERILGLQEKKRAIFEAALSEASAATAITREDLLELFS, from the coding sequence ATGTCAGCGACTGCACAACTGCTGGAAGCCGTCCGGAAGGAAGCGAAGCCGGGCATCTGGTCCAATGGCGTCAACCTCGCGCGCTCGGGCGCCGTGGTGCTCCAGTCGCAGAAGGAGGGCGAGCTGGAGCTGCGGGTCCGGGCCAAGGGCCGGCCGGTCGCACTCACGGTCGTCCTGTACCCGAACGACGACGCCTGGGAGTGCGACTGCCCCAGCCAGGTGGACCCGTGCGAGCACGTCGTCGCGGCGGCCATCTCCATCCAGCAGGCGGAGAAGCAGGAGACACCGCTGGAGACGGCGGCGGCCCGCTGGTCTCGCGTCGTGTACCACTTCACCCGAGCGGATGGCGGGCTGGAGCTGCACCGGGCGCTCGCGCACGCGGACGGCCGCGAGGAGCCCCTGGAGGGGAGCCTGACGTCGCTGGTGGCGCAGCCCGCGAAGGCGGCGACGCTCCAGGTGGAGCAGGCGGACCTGCTCGCGGACCGCATCCTGGAGGCGCGCCGCACGCGCGGCACGTTGTCTCCGGAGACGCTGGAGGCGCTCCTCAAGGTGCTGGAGAACGCGCGGAACGTGCTGCTCGACGGGCGCCCGGTGGCCGTGTCCGACGAGCCCGTGCTGCCCCGCGCCGTGGTGGAGGACCGCGCGCAGCAGATTGCCGTGACGGTGACGAGGGACCCGCGCGTGACGGAGGTGGTGAGCCCCGGCGTCGCGCTCGCTGGTGACACGCTGGCTCGCCTGGGCGAGACGCAGATGACGGGCGCGTGGCTCCAGTCGCTACCCATCGTCCGCACCTACTCCGTGGAGCAGGTGGGCGAGCTGACCGCGAAGATTCTCCCTGAGCTGGGCCGCCGCGTCTCCGTCGAGGTGCGCAGCAAGCGCCTGCCGCGCCTGGACCGCGAGCTGCGGCCGCGCATCCTGCTGGAGCTGAACCAGTTGGAGCAGGGCCTGTCCGTGCTGCCCACGCTCGTGTACGGAGCGCCGCCCGTGGTGCGCATCGACAACGGGCGCATGGTGTACCTGCGCGGTGCGGTGCCGCTGCGCGACGAGGCCGCGGAGCAGCGCCTCATCCACCAGCTCCGCGACGAGCTCAACCTCGTGCCGGGCCGCCGGCTGACGGTGGCGGGCCCGGAGATGGTGCGCTGGGCGGACAGGCTCCGCCGCTGGCGTGGTGACCTGGCAGGCGACGCGGCGGGCCTCGTGAGCCCGAACGTGAAGCTCAAGCCGCTGCTCCAGGTGCAGTCCGGCGCCAACGCGCAGGGCGTGCCCGACGTGCGCTTCACGCTGGAGTTCCAGGTGGAGGGCGCGAAGGGCGAGGTCAAGGCCGTGGACGCGGCCGCCGTCGTGCGCGCGTGGTCCGAGGGGCTGGGGCTGGTGCCGCTCGAAGGTGGTGGCTGGGCGCCGCTGCCGCGCGCGTGGCTGGACAAGAACGGCCAGCGCGTGGCGGACCTGCTCGCCGCGCGGCAGACGGATGGCAAGCTGTCCAATCACGCGCTGCCGGAGTTGAGCGCGTTGTGCGAGACGCTGGAGCAGCCGCCTCCGCCGGGGCTGGACCGGCTGGCGCCGCTGGTGTCCGGCTTCGAGAAGCTGCCCGCGCCGACGCTGCCGCAGGAGCTCAACGCGACGCTGCGCCCGTATCAGCTCCAGGGCGTGAGCTGGCTCGGTTTCCTGCGCAACGCGGGGCTGGGCGGAATCCTCGCGGACGACATGGGCCTCGGAAAGACGCTCCAGACGATTTGCGCGCTGGGGCCGGGCTCGCTCGTGGTGTGCCCCACCAGCGTGCTGCCGAACTGGGCCGCCGAGCTGAAGCGCTTCCGCCCGTCGCTCAAGGTCTGCGTGTACCACGGGCCCGGTCGCGCGTTGGACGCGGCCGCGGACGTGACGCTGACCACGTACGCCCTCATGCGCCTGGACGCGGCGGTGCTCGGCGCGCGCACCTGGGACGCGGTGGTGCTGGACGAGGCGCAGGCCATCAAGAACCCGGAGAGCCAGGTGGCCCGCGCGGCCTTCGGGCTCAAGGCCGGCTTCCGGCTCGCGCTCAGCGGCACCCCGCTGGAGAACCGGCTGGAAGAGCTGTGGAGCCTGATGCACTTCACCAACCCGGGCCTGCTCGGGGGGCGGAGGCACTTCCAGGACAAGGTGGCGCAGCCCATCTCCGATGGCCGTGCCGATGCCGCGGAGGGACTGCGCCGGAAGATTCGTCCCTTTGTCCTGCGCCGCCTCAAGCGCGACGTGGCGCCCGAGCTGCCGCCGCGCATCGAGTCGGTGATGCACGTGCAGTTGGATGAGCGCGAGCGCTCCGTCTACGACGCTGTCATGGCGGCGACGCGGAAGGAGGTCGTGGCGCTGCTCAACGAGGGCGGCAGCGTGCTCAAGGCGTTGGAGGCGCTGCTCCGGCTGCGTCAGGCCGCGTGCCACCCGGCGCTCGTGCCGGGCCAGCGGGCCAATACGTCGTCGAAGGTGGAGACGCTGGTGGATGCGCTCGACACCGCGGTGTCGGAAGGCCACAAGGCGCTCGTCTTCTCGCAGTGGACGTCGATGTTGGACCTCATCGAGCCGCAGCTCAAGGCGGCCAACATCACCTTCGAGCGGCTGGACGGCTCGACTCCGAACCGCGGCGAAATCACGCAACGCTTCCAGTCGGACGGCGGCGCGCCGGTGCTGCTGATGTCGCTCAAGGCCGGCGGCACGGGCCTCAACCTCACGGCGGCGGACCACGTGTTCCTGGTGGACCCGTGGTGGAACCCGGCCGTGGAGGCGCAGGCGGCGGACCGCGCGCACCGCATCGGCCAGGAGCGGACGGTGATGGTGTACCGGCTCGTCTCGCAGGGGACGGTGGAGGAGCGCATCCTGGGGCTCCAGGAGAAGAAGCGCGCCATCTTCGAGGCCGCCCTGAGCGAGGCCTCCGCCGCGACGGCCATCACCCGAGAAGACCTGCTCGAGCTGTTCTCCTGA
- a CDS encoding sensor histidine kinase produces MTGPVGRPEFIQAERRFVRSVLPGIVLLGLVAVAGPLLSYRSDVAEMRGQFQNRVVREARVYAEALGLHLHLLQTELQRVSASVGPDLLHPSELGKEDLLDLTAPDAGLFHAGVMLLDADGHLRWSDPPRSPEAASFATRPWFQEVLVRQAPVVDAIAPGASTFIVAVPVVRDGRVAGVLTGLLDTGGAVPGGRALGEHLELLVLNGSGDLFLPGAPPAWATRPEADAELRAVMREGLRRLALGPDVEVLAAATQVPGTGLHLVLAADETALLTGIRGRFLLQLLGVALLQLGTLVLFSLHWRRVYNLFLSMEERAARHEKMAALGGAASLIAHEVKNSLNGLKSATGLVPPAGDGALVVRTLNGQIDRLAHLATSLLHFGKPPEARLADVDLSQLVRDVVAGLRSLPEAEEVHVEVSVPEQAPLSCDPLLLATALDNVVRNAMEATVAAKDLGQVASPTVRVLAALRDGEAVVSVEDNAGGPTASVEARLFEPFVTSKPKGIGLGLAMTRQALEQQGGRLAFERIPGGSRFRIHLPLNGVPRS; encoded by the coding sequence ATGACCGGCCCCGTCGGGAGACCCGAGTTCATCCAGGCCGAGCGGCGGTTCGTCCGCTCCGTGCTGCCGGGCATCGTGCTGCTGGGGCTCGTCGCGGTGGCTGGCCCGCTGCTGTCCTACCGCAGCGACGTGGCGGAGATGCGCGGCCAGTTCCAGAACCGCGTGGTGCGCGAGGCCCGCGTCTACGCCGAGGCCCTGGGCCTGCACCTGCACCTGCTCCAGACGGAATTGCAGCGCGTGTCCGCCAGCGTGGGGCCCGACCTGCTGCACCCCAGCGAGCTGGGCAAGGAGGACCTGCTGGACCTCACCGCGCCCGACGCCGGCCTCTTCCACGCGGGAGTGATGCTGCTGGACGCGGACGGGCACCTGCGCTGGAGCGACCCGCCTCGCTCGCCCGAGGCGGCCTCCTTCGCGACGCGGCCGTGGTTCCAGGAAGTGCTCGTGCGCCAGGCGCCGGTGGTGGATGCCATTGCCCCGGGAGCCTCCACCTTCATCGTCGCCGTGCCCGTGGTCCGCGACGGACGCGTCGCCGGAGTTTTGACGGGACTGCTGGACACCGGAGGCGCCGTCCCGGGAGGCCGCGCGCTGGGAGAGCACCTGGAGTTGCTGGTGCTCAATGGGAGCGGAGACCTGTTCCTCCCCGGTGCACCGCCCGCCTGGGCCACGCGTCCCGAGGCGGACGCGGAGTTGCGCGCCGTCATGCGCGAGGGCCTGCGCCGCCTGGCCCTGGGGCCGGACGTGGAGGTCCTCGCCGCCGCCACGCAGGTGCCGGGCACGGGGTTGCACCTGGTGCTCGCCGCGGACGAGACGGCGCTGCTGACCGGCATTCGCGGGCGCTTCCTCTTGCAGCTGCTTGGAGTGGCGTTGCTGCAGCTGGGCACGCTCGTGCTCTTCAGCCTCCACTGGCGCCGCGTCTACAACCTCTTCCTGTCCATGGAGGAGCGCGCCGCGCGCCACGAGAAGATGGCCGCGCTCGGCGGCGCGGCGAGCCTCATCGCCCACGAGGTGAAGAACTCGCTCAACGGGCTCAAGTCGGCCACGGGGTTGGTGCCTCCCGCTGGCGACGGGGCGCTGGTGGTGCGCACCCTCAACGGCCAGATTGACCGGCTGGCGCACCTGGCCACCTCGCTGCTTCACTTCGGCAAGCCGCCGGAAGCGCGGCTGGCGGACGTGGACCTGTCCCAGCTCGTCCGCGACGTGGTAGCGGGGCTGCGCTCCCTGCCAGAGGCGGAGGAGGTCCACGTGGAGGTCTCCGTGCCCGAGCAGGCTCCGCTGTCGTGTGACCCGCTGCTGCTCGCGACGGCGCTGGACAACGTGGTGCGCAACGCCATGGAGGCCACGGTGGCGGCCAAGGACCTGGGGCAGGTGGCTTCGCCCACGGTGCGCGTGCTCGCGGCGCTGCGCGACGGCGAGGCGGTGGTGTCCGTGGAGGACAACGCGGGTGGCCCCACGGCTAGCGTGGAGGCGCGTCTGTTCGAGCCCTTCGTCACGTCCAAGCCCAAGGGCATCGGCCTGGGCCTCGCCATGACACGACAGGCGCTGGAGCAGCAGGGCGGACGGCTCGCCTTCGAGCGCATCCCCGGGGGCAGCCGCTTCCGGATTCACCTTCCGCTGAATGGAGTGCCCCGGTCATGA
- the ptsP gene encoding phosphoenolpyruvate--protein phosphotransferase, whose amino-acid sequence MLRLRRTHVRLGQAATSQTEAIRLVGQTLVDVGFVEPGYIDSMLRREKVSATYLGHGIAIPHGTPDAREMVKQTGVVVVQFPRGVDWGGEGHARLVVGIAARSDEHLQVLANLTGVLGDAAKSEELARTTDEDLVVATLNGAPARAEHAPAPLSGGGCSIEVTSPVPHGLHARPSTVLVEVAKRFRSEIFVKYDGRTANAKSMVTLLSLGARGGATLIVGAVGDDAPTAIAAIREAFEEGLGEGGAAPSRPGGAPEPVAVPAVRLDYEGTLVAGISASPGIAAGPLWAFQHERLEVEERAPDAVRERERLDRALASATADLHNLYKEFFKKAGAARAAIFKAHQELLDDPDMVTEAHQHIDAGASAGWAWRTVYEARADVLARLADPLLAARAGDLRDVGRRVLRLLADVVEGVASLPDHPVVLLAEDLAPSDTAKLDPAMVLGLCTVGGGATSHTAIIARSLDIPAVVAAGPSVLDLQNGQECILDGNAGVLVVNPSAKDLERAATQRERVREQREAEKLDRYKPAITRDGRRVEVAANIGSAKDAQMAVDAGGEGVGLMRTEFLFLQRDDPPGEDEQYEAYRTMVRALNGLPIILRTLDIGGDKQVPYLSLPAEANPFLGVRGIRLCFEREDLFRTQLRAILRASLEGPVRIMFPMVATLAELRRAKAITEEVRREVGAPPVETGIMIEVPSAVLLADQLAKEVSFFSIGTNDLTQYVLAMDREHPVLAPQADGVHPAVLRMVDLTVKAARAAGIWVGACGGVAGDPAGAMTLAGLGVTELSVAIPTIPAIKALLRSVSMADLEGLARRALACENASDVRTLVQGLLARTGEGA is encoded by the coding sequence ATGCTGAGACTGCGCAGGACGCACGTTCGCCTGGGACAGGCCGCCACGAGCCAGACGGAGGCCATCCGCCTCGTCGGGCAGACGCTGGTGGACGTGGGCTTCGTCGAGCCCGGCTACATCGACAGCATGCTCCGGCGCGAGAAGGTCTCCGCGACGTACCTGGGGCACGGCATCGCCATTCCTCACGGCACGCCCGATGCGCGGGAGATGGTGAAGCAGACCGGCGTCGTCGTCGTGCAGTTCCCCCGGGGCGTGGACTGGGGTGGGGAAGGGCACGCGCGCCTCGTCGTCGGCATCGCCGCGCGCTCGGATGAGCACCTCCAGGTGCTGGCCAACCTCACCGGCGTGCTCGGCGACGCGGCGAAGTCGGAGGAGCTGGCCCGCACGACGGATGAGGACCTCGTCGTCGCCACGCTGAACGGGGCTCCCGCGAGGGCCGAGCACGCACCGGCGCCCCTGTCCGGTGGCGGCTGCAGCATCGAGGTGACGTCGCCCGTGCCGCACGGCCTGCACGCGCGTCCGTCCACCGTGCTCGTGGAGGTGGCCAAGCGCTTCCGCAGCGAAATCTTCGTCAAGTACGACGGCAGGACGGCCAATGCGAAGAGCATGGTGACGTTGCTGTCGCTCGGGGCCCGGGGCGGTGCCACGCTGATTGTCGGCGCCGTGGGCGACGATGCGCCGACAGCGATTGCCGCCATTCGTGAGGCCTTCGAAGAGGGGCTGGGTGAAGGAGGAGCGGCGCCGTCCCGGCCCGGTGGTGCCCCAGAGCCCGTCGCGGTGCCGGCGGTGCGGCTCGACTACGAGGGGACGCTGGTGGCCGGTATCTCCGCGTCGCCGGGCATCGCCGCGGGGCCGCTGTGGGCCTTCCAGCATGAGCGCCTGGAGGTGGAGGAGCGGGCACCGGACGCGGTCCGCGAGCGGGAGCGCCTGGACAGGGCCCTGGCCAGCGCCACGGCGGACCTCCACAACCTGTACAAGGAGTTCTTCAAGAAGGCCGGTGCCGCGCGCGCCGCCATCTTCAAGGCGCACCAGGAGCTGCTGGACGACCCGGACATGGTGACGGAGGCGCACCAGCACATCGACGCGGGGGCGAGCGCCGGCTGGGCGTGGCGCACCGTCTACGAGGCACGAGCGGATGTGCTCGCGCGCCTCGCGGACCCGCTGCTCGCCGCGCGCGCCGGTGATTTGCGCGACGTGGGCCGCCGCGTGCTGCGCCTGCTGGCGGATGTGGTGGAGGGCGTGGCCTCGCTGCCGGACCATCCCGTGGTGCTGCTGGCCGAGGACCTGGCTCCGTCCGACACCGCGAAGCTGGACCCGGCGATGGTGCTGGGGCTGTGCACCGTCGGCGGCGGGGCCACGTCGCACACGGCCATCATCGCCCGCTCGCTGGACATTCCCGCGGTGGTGGCGGCCGGGCCGTCCGTGCTCGATTTGCAGAACGGGCAGGAGTGCATCCTCGACGGCAATGCGGGGGTGCTCGTCGTCAACCCGTCCGCGAAGGACCTCGAGCGCGCGGCCACGCAGCGCGAGAGGGTGCGCGAGCAGCGCGAGGCCGAGAAGCTGGACCGCTACAAGCCCGCCATCACCCGCGACGGGCGCCGCGTGGAGGTGGCCGCGAACATCGGCTCCGCGAAGGACGCGCAGATGGCCGTGGATGCCGGCGGCGAGGGCGTGGGGCTGATGCGCACGGAGTTCCTCTTCCTCCAGCGCGACGACCCACCCGGCGAGGACGAGCAGTACGAGGCCTACCGCACCATGGTGCGGGCGCTGAACGGGCTGCCCATCATCCTCCGCACGCTGGACATCGGCGGCGACAAGCAGGTGCCCTACCTGTCGCTCCCCGCGGAGGCCAACCCGTTCCTCGGCGTGCGCGGCATCCGCCTGTGCTTCGAGCGGGAGGATTTGTTCCGCACGCAATTGCGCGCCATCCTCCGCGCGTCCCTGGAAGGGCCGGTGCGCATCATGTTCCCCATGGTGGCCACGCTCGCGGAGTTGCGCCGCGCGAAGGCCATCACCGAGGAGGTGCGCCGCGAGGTGGGCGCGCCGCCGGTGGAGACGGGCATCATGATTGAAGTCCCCTCCGCGGTGCTGCTCGCGGACCAGTTGGCGAAGGAGGTGTCCTTCTTCTCCATCGGCACCAATGACCTCACGCAGTACGTGCTGGCGATGGACCGCGAGCATCCGGTTCTCGCCCCGCAGGCGGACGGCGTGCATCCGGCCGTGCTTCGCATGGTGGACCTCACCGTGAAGGCGGCGCGCGCGGCCGGCATCTGGGTGGGCGCGTGCGGCGGCGTGGCGGGAGACCCGGCGGGAGCGATGACGCTCGCGGGGCTCGGCGTCACCGAGCTGAGCGTGGCCATTCCCACCATTCCGGCCATCAAGGCGCTGCTGAGGAGCGTGTCCATGGCGGACCTGGAGGGGCTCGCACGCCGTGCGCTCGCCTGTGAGAACGCGTCGGATGTGCGGACGCTGGTGCAGGGCCTGCTGGCCCGGACGGGGGAGGGCGCATGA
- the pfkB gene encoding 1-phosphofructokinase produces MTPTKPGIVTVSLNSAIDQTLECPGFTAGAVNRVTSETRTAGGKAINVAAFLAGGDLPITATGFLGADNTQVFEALFQERGILDRCLRLPGSSRVNIKVVDRMGGTVTDLNLPGLQVPDGALQKLTETLDALARDNSCFVLSGSLPAGMQEDAYATLTARLRSRGAIVVVDTSGAPLKHAVAAKPDFVKPNVHELSELLGRALSDRTEVVRAARQLHATGIELVVVSLGAEGAIFVDGEGALLAVPPRVEVASTVGAGDSMVAGVLSARLAGRSLEECARYGTAFAAGKLVRVGPVPPSQERVQSLMRSVSIHSLSDA; encoded by the coding sequence ATGACGCCGACGAAGCCTGGCATCGTCACGGTGAGCCTCAACTCGGCCATCGACCAGACACTGGAGTGCCCCGGCTTCACGGCGGGCGCCGTCAACCGCGTGACGTCCGAGACGCGCACGGCGGGTGGGAAGGCCATCAACGTCGCCGCGTTCCTCGCGGGGGGTGACCTGCCCATCACCGCCACGGGTTTCCTGGGTGCGGACAACACGCAGGTCTTCGAGGCGCTGTTCCAGGAGCGCGGCATCCTGGACCGCTGCCTGCGATTGCCCGGCTCCAGTCGCGTCAACATCAAGGTGGTGGACCGGATGGGCGGCACCGTCACGGACCTCAACCTGCCGGGCTTGCAGGTGCCGGACGGTGCGCTGCAGAAGCTGACGGAGACGCTGGACGCGCTCGCAAGGGACAACAGTTGCTTCGTGCTCTCGGGCAGCCTGCCGGCCGGAATGCAGGAGGACGCGTACGCCACGCTGACAGCGCGGCTGCGGTCCCGGGGGGCCATCGTGGTGGTGGACACCAGCGGCGCGCCGCTGAAGCACGCGGTGGCGGCGAAGCCCGACTTCGTGAAGCCGAATGTGCACGAGCTGTCCGAGCTGCTCGGCCGTGCGCTGTCGGACCGGACGGAGGTGGTGCGCGCGGCGCGGCAGCTCCATGCGACGGGCATCGAGCTGGTGGTGGTGTCACTGGGCGCGGAGGGCGCCATCTTCGTGGACGGCGAAGGCGCGCTGCTGGCGGTGCCTCCCCGGGTGGAGGTGGCCAGCACGGTGGGGGCGGGGGACTCGATGGTGGCGGGCGTGCTGTCCGCGCGGCTGGCGGGGCGCTCGCTGGAGGAGTGTGCGCGGTATGGCACCGCGTTCGCCGCCGGCAAGCTGGTGCGGGTGGGGCCGGTGCCGCCGTCGCAGGAGCGCGTTCAGTCACTGATGCGCTCCGTGTCCATCCACTCCCTGAGTGATGCCTGA